In Leuconostocaceae bacterium ESL0723, the following proteins share a genomic window:
- a CDS encoding FUSC family protein, whose amino-acid sequence MNRRLIHAVFGALTISISLAISLLSGNMPAGVMAAFGALLFMYYVPINGPQTFTHFYFIGLIGAGSFIVSALLAALPWVSVIWIGVLTFLVNAAVMRANFKGPGIFFLLMINGMLATLSTLSLTTRLELAACAILGILIATLCALAENQIYDRFPVKIHDLRASLTELNYVIILKSLINAIFIALAFYIGYSLHLSNYYWVLVGATTILQEEQISGGLKKQINCVLAALVGCLASFYLYAYIGNTMSLIGLSILLMFLINFFMPKSYLLGNLFTTPIGLILFKLFRNHLSYGLIYYRLIDLVLGTSIGLIGLLFYQHLFNRIKS is encoded by the coding sequence TTGAACCGTCGCCTGATTCACGCCGTCTTTGGCGCCCTAACTATCTCAATTTCCCTGGCCATTTCACTGCTGTCTGGCAACATGCCGGCCGGGGTCATGGCCGCCTTTGGCGCCCTACTCTTCATGTACTACGTGCCCATCAACGGGCCGCAGACCTTCACCCACTTTTACTTTATCGGCCTGATTGGAGCCGGTTCTTTTATTGTCAGTGCCTTACTGGCGGCCCTGCCCTGGGTCAGCGTGATTTGGATTGGCGTGCTGACTTTCTTAGTTAATGCCGCCGTCATGCGGGCTAATTTCAAAGGGCCCGGCATCTTCTTCCTCTTGATGATTAACGGGATGCTGGCGACCCTTTCCACCCTGTCACTGACTACCCGGCTAGAGCTGGCTGCCTGCGCCATCCTGGGTATTTTGATTGCCACGCTCTGTGCCCTGGCCGAGAACCAGATTTATGATCGCTTCCCGGTTAAAATCCACGACCTGCGCGCCAGTCTGACCGAACTTAATTATGTCATTATCCTAAAGTCCCTGATCAATGCCATCTTCATCGCCCTAGCCTTTTATATCGGCTACTCCCTGCATCTCAGCAATTATTACTGGGTCCTGGTCGGCGCCACCACAATTTTACAAGAAGAACAGATTTCCGGTGGCCTAAAGAAGCAGATTAACTGCGTCCTAGCCGCCCTGGTAGGTTGCCTGGCTTCTTTCTACCTGTATGCCTACATTGGCAACACGATGTCTTTGATTGGCCTGTCGATCCTGCTGATGTTCTTGATTAACTTCTTCATGCCCAAGAGCTACTTGCTAGGAAATCTCTTTACGACCCCCATCGGCCTGATTCTCTTCAAGCTCTTCCGCAACCATCTCTCCTACGGATTGATTTACTACCGATTGATTGACCTAGTGCTGGGTACCAGCATCGGTTTGATTGGCCTACTCTTCTACCAGCACCTCTTTAACCGAATCAAATCATAA